Proteins from one Podospora pseudoanserina strain CBS 124.78 chromosome 1, whole genome shotgun sequence genomic window:
- the NCED2 gene encoding Nced2p (COG:Q; EggNog:ENOG50KOG1285), which translates to MMHDFGVSRGYTVIIDMPLCFNPLNLLKGSPVLSFESSRKSKFGVFPRYQPEAVQWYETNPCCVFHTANCWESETSDTTRNDQGTTSNLLACRLTSASPVFHTANIPAPEVKPVPPKYAQEQQCRLYYYSFPFSPVSHAQPPGTKNQWALSAIELEFPNVSPLSVMSEAQYVYGCSVRSVCSSVELGKQPGSKTNAIALIQRCLETRPQPIKGCVDKRSVQEILKSSDLDDPIQLFAMPKGWYAQEPRFVPRSNPIPEDDGFVLSSVFDESQLDERGSCRDDAIGELWVTDVKDIRTLLARIKLSQWVPYGFHGCWFSKDEVMARRPYTTRKLTEEGNTHPWLLALTAVIPTVYASRRGSTSECSPVSFDIVATAENAILSPSYDPSNETSIINFINALARGEVNPVVGFQNISGSFVINGIYCKPTKKVKKKRNALQILVHGITYNSSMWGGYHFGDRYNWHAYANGEGYHTLAIDRLGHGLNSKALDPHNVIQPMLQVEIYKELIQSIRFNTAANSLRKRFSNIIWVGHSYGSQIALPLARLCPNLTSALILTGWSSTTNLSEVQKFNLASASTLYPSRFPGLDKGYLAMADESLRAKMFYYGAYDPAIPAFDFANQDIVTIGEFAANAGPFGIPPAAYNKPVMVITGVEDGVFCAQPGAAARECEELLEKTRTDMFPGVPGRKYEYFAPRNTGHDLTLHYSARETFRRAHGFLDKYF; encoded by the exons ATGATGCACGACTTTGGTGTATCGAGGGGCTATACCGTCATCATTGATATGCCCCTCTGCTTTAACCCCTTGAACCTCCTGAAAGGCTCCCCTGTGCTGTCGTTTGAAAGCTCTCGGAAGTCAAAGTTTGGAGTATTTCCGCGATATCAACCTGAAGCAGTCCAATGGTACGAAACCAACCCCTGCTGTGTCTTTCACACTGCCAACTGCTGGGAAAGTGAAACCTCTGACACAACCCGGAATGATCAGGGAACGACCAGCAATCTCCTCGCCTGCCGTCTGACGTCCGCATCGCCCGTCTTCCACACGGCAAATATCCCAGCGCCAGAAGTCAAGCCAGTCCCGCCGAAATATGCTCAGGAACAACAATGTCGACTGTATTACTACAGCTTCCCGTTTTCACCAGTCAGCCATGCGCAACCACCCGGAACAAAAAACCAATGGGCGTTGTCGGCCATCGAGCTCGAGTTCCCGAACGTATCGCCACTATCTGTAATGTCGGAGGCACAGTATGTGTATGGTTGTTCGGTGAGGTCAGTGTGTTCCTCGGTCGAGCTGGGAAAGCAGCCAGGATCGAAAACCAACGCCATAGCTCTGATACAAAGATGCCTTGAGACGCGGCCGCAACCGATCAAGGGGTGTGTCGACAAGCGGTCTGTTCAAGAGATCCTTAAGTCCAGCGATCTCGACGACCCAATCCAGCTTTTTGCAATGCCGAAGGGGTGGTATGCTCAAGAACCCCGATTCGTTCCGCGCTCGAATCCCATACCAGAAGATGACGGGTTTGTACTCAGCTCCGTGTTTGATGAAAGCCAGCTGGACGAGCGAGGGTCGTGCCGAGACGATGCAATCGGTGAGTTGTGGGTGACAGACGTGAAGGATATCAGAACGCTTTTGGCGCGTATCAAGCTTTCGCAGTGGGTGCCGTATGGGTTTCATGGGTGTTGGTTCAGCAAGGACGAAGTGATGGCACGGCGGCCATACACAACCCGAAAATTGACTGAGGAGG GAAACACGCACCCGTGGCTACTTGCCCTCACGGCGGTAATTCCAACCGTCTATGCTTCTCGACGCGGTTCAACAAGTGAATGctcccccgtctccttcGACATTGTAGCCACCGCCGAAAATGCCATCTTGTCTCCATCTTACGACCCCAGCAATGAAACGTCCATCATTAACTTCATCAACGCATTGGCCAGGGGCGAGGTGAACCCCGTTGTCGGGTTTCAGAACATCAGCGGCTCCTTCGTCATCAACGGCATCTACTGCAAGCCCACCAAAAAGGTCAAGAAAAAGCGCAACGCCCTTCAAATATTGGTTCACGGCATCACCTATAACAGCAGCATGTGGGGTGGGTATCACTTTGGTGACCGCTACAACTGGCACGCCTATGCTAATGGAGAGGGGTATCACACCCTCGCCATTGACAGACTTGGCCACGGCCTCAACTCAAAGGCATTGGACCCGCACAATGTGATTCAACCTATGCTCCAGGTGGAAATTTACAAGGAGCTGATCCAGTCTATCCGTTTTAACACCGCTGCCAACTCCCTTCGGAAGAGGTTTTCCAACATCATCTGG GTCGGCCACTCCTACGGCTCCCAAATCGCCCTCCCACTCGCACGCCTCTGCCCAAATCTCACCTCAGCCCTGATCTTGACAGGCTGgtcctccacaaccaaccTCAGCGAGGTGCAAAAGTTCAATCTCGCCTCTGCTTCTACTCTTTATCCCTCTCGGTTTCCTGGCCTGGATAAAGGCTACCTAGCCATGGCTGACGAGAGCCTACGTGCAAAAATGTTTTACTATGGTGCTTACGACCCAGCAATCCCCGCGTTTGACTTTGCAAACCAGGATATTGTCACGATTGGTGAGTTTGCCGCTAATGCAGGACCGTTTGGGATACCGCCTGCGGCGTACAACAAGCCGGTTATGGTTATTActggtgtggaagatggtGTGTTTTGCGCCCAACCTGGAGCCGCAGCAAGGGAGTGtgaggagttgttggagaagacaaGGACAGACATGTTTCCGGGTGTGCCGGGGAGGAAGTATGAGTATTTTGCGCCGAGGAATACGGGGCATGATTTGACGCTTCATTATTCGGCCAGGGAGACTTTTAGGAGGGCTCATGGGTTTTTGGATAAGTACTTTTAG